The genomic interval CCTATGTCGACCATTCAGTATCAGGGAGACTGAGTGCTCAGTGGTATACTACGTACGAAGAATAAATACTCACTTAACCTACATAGCTAAAGAgtgaatgaaacaagtataaaaacactttgagaaaatgatttgtgttgattttttagCTAAATGTTTTCATTATGAGCTTCTTGCCATTCCAGTTTACTTAACCAATCATTGGATAGAAGTTGTAAGCCAtgaatgtatttgtttactaaGCTTTGTGTTCATTTGTATTTCCTCAATGAATTAAGATTACGGATATATTTCATCAagtctttcttgtctttgactCGCTTGGAAAGAAGCACGAACAAGTTGTTTTTGACTTGAAGTAAAGTGATTTAGTTTTCCTATAGCTACTTAcaattgtgtgcatgctggAGTATAGAGTCGACGAAGTCACTTAATTTTAACGACGTTTTTTTGTATTTAACAGACTGTGGATTACGGATGTGTACCGTTTAGTCAATGGATCGACTCTAGATGTAACCGACTCGTCGTTGATATACTCAATACCTCAAGTAAATTGGATGTATTAGTACTATCGTAGTTAAGCAGAAGAAATTTTCATGCATCTAGAATTACCCGCAACAAACCGATCCGTTTAATTGTGGAATATGGACTTGTGTGGTAAGTCTGTATAAACTCGTCTACTAATTCCAAAAGTAAATGTATATACTTGTTGTTACAGAACATGCTTTCAGCAGCTGTGGACAATCCTCGTGTAGCCGGCAACGTATGGCAGATTTGGAGTGGTATAAACATTAACTGAGTCCATTACGTCGACTTCATTAATTTTAGATCAATCCCAATGACATGAGGACGTGGATATTGCATCGAATTGTTCTTACACGGGCCGTTGAAAGGTACGCGTACAATTTATAGATCTAACAAAATTCAATTTACtgatacaatacatgtactgtatccAAGAGAGAACAGAAAGATGAACTATTTGAAAACGACCATGATGAGGATCCACATTCTAGTGATTGCATTACAgggacagaaacaacaattcatcaagtaattgatttaattgagAAATGCACGGCTTGAAAGAGACGATTTTTAACTGTTactaaattgtaatttttgtatgattttagaATTGAGATACGAAAAGTAAACCTTATTCACCAGACGAACACCTTACAGCTAATGACTCTTTAACGGTATCAACACTGCAAAAAAATTCAGATACACACTGTATCTATTTGGACATATGGTTATCACTAATCTGCGTATGCAAGGTATCGTTCAAGCCAGGAAAAGTACCCTTTTCTGTTGAAGGCACAACAGATCCCGACAGATCAAGGTATAGGAGCGTGATCTACAAGTAGCATATTTGAGCACAAAAAtgtgtattattgtttatcaGCAGCTATTCTCCGAAGGTTCATACattgtgtattgtgtttctgtgttccaTACGTTCCTTGTTGTTGTTAAACAGAAAGTCAAAAAAAGGAAACTGATAAAACGTGATTATAATATTAGATCGTCTGCAAAACGGAAAAGAACAGGTAAATTTTTGCTGTGCATAATATTCTAAGCATGCCTACCCAATTCGTCTCTAAACATTATGCAGCAATCTcgcatatatgtatattaatGTCGAATTTTTTGTATTCACGGTCTTTTTCATTTCATACTCAGAAAATAAACAATTCGAGTGATGAATTGAATCAACTGAAGGTATCATGCTGTAGCCTGGCTCTTTTTTGCTTCATATACATGTTCATCTTTCTACAGTTATCGAATGTACTGTTGATGAAATAGACAAGACATTGTAATACCTGGAACAGAACGGGTATATTAGAGCATTGCTGAAAGCATGTCCTGTCCGGAGCTCCCGAAAATCTGGAAGATCGCTCAGTTTTCACGACATGGGAAAGAAATCCAAGAAGCAGAACACCTCCTGGTAGGAGCCAAGTTTTCAAAGGCTATTCAAACTAAAGTCAAAATTTTTCTGAAAACTTGGTATTTCCAAAACGAAGTGCAGCCGTGCAAGAGCCATGAAATCGATGACTTTATGCAGTGGATGGGAGAAACAGGGGACTGGAGATACGAGAACAAATCCATGCACGCTATTTACCACATACTGACTTATCATCATCGCCGTAGATGGGTTACTGACGAATTTGATAAAAAATTGAATGAAGAAAAAATAAGTATTTTATGCTTAGACGGTTTCAGATAAGTGAAACGTactgttttaaaatttttaaattaatttcagTTTTATCTCTAGATAAGAAAGAATagcaaatatatttacatCAATTCATATTTCTCTTCCAAATAGTACTTTGGATGTGCGTTTCTGAACTTATATTTACAGCGATCTAAAGTCGACCATAGCCTAACTATTTTAGATTGTAAACTATAACTAGAGAACGTCTGATAATACAAGTAGAGAAAGTGATCAGATGCATGGGTCTACTAGGTAGTGTTTGGTATGCACACTTATTTCGttcatgccatcatcatctcctacatcacatctctaattgcataccaGAGTAGTGTCACACTTGACTTCAGCGTAAATATAAAGGTCGAGAtgcacacaactgctgcaagtgaCGAAAGCGTAAAAATATTGTGACGTAAGAAATGAGCAATGAACAATCTATAAGTTAAGCTGAGTTCACAATATGTTCCGTTCATCTCCACGACATGGTGCGGCAAACCGCTGATTGCCGAGTTCTATACCGATCAAATGTGCGCGCCGCCTCTATTCACAAATTAGGCTAAAATTCGATTGGTCAAACTTCATCGGCAGCGAGCGATTTGCCGCAGACATGCCGATTTTGTCACGCGGCAATTTGTTCACAATGTGTTTCTGGTCAGCTTCGTGCCGATTGTTGCCGCTCAGGTGAACGGCAcctattgtgaaccaggctttacagTGCAATGCTGTACTATCACTCATCGTCTCAACCTATCATAGGATAGAGTTAAATCtcttttagttaattttatttataactCTCATGCTCCTAGGCAAAGAGCAATCGAGATCCAACTCCTACCATTGAAGTTCTACGTCGTGCTGTTGCAAAACTCTAATTACTGATTTCGACTACTTGCAGTCTACCGACAACAAGCAGCAACCGGATGAAAAGAAAACAagcaagaaagcaaacaaatcgTACTAAAGAAAACCAACGTCATCAGGTACGAAACTCACTGCTCGAGAAAAGAGTCGTTTTGCACTGACAACTGCTTGACTGCAAAGTCAATACGAGCCCAACCTACACAACAGAGTATTTCGCATGTAGACAAGTAGATATGTAACTGGAATACACGAATCTGTTTGGTCGAGAAACAGTGGATCAAAAAAATGATTACAAATCATTTTATCTACTTTGACCACTCAAGTTTACATTACGCGTGTTCCTAAGTCTTAAAACACAAACTGACTTTATATGGAGTTACAGAAAACACAATTCGCTCATATCTTCCAGACTAGCGACGACTTCACAAAACGTAGGCATTTCTAGTGAGCTTTCTGCCCAACAGTCACACATTAGCTTGACGTAGTCGTCGTCATCGTCCTCCGATACGGTCGGTCTCATTCCACCCAAAACAGCAGCTTTCAAGTCAAGAATGGAGTTAAACGAACGGTCGTCATAAGGAAGTTTTCGTACCCTAATCTCCCACATCACAATGCCAAAACTATAAAAGCGACACAAAGACGTGCAAAAATCATCATTATTAGGAACAATAGAAATAATGACgattgcatgtgtttgtgtagttagTCGTGCTCGTGTCTTACCTGTAAACGTCCGCGGGTGTTCCGTAACTGTGACCGTTCAGTATGTCCGGAGCGCTCCACTTTGGTGTTCCGACTCCTGACGATAAGTGATAGTCTGCATGAAGAAGCGGAGCGGTCATATCGAGCGGTCCCGCTCTTCTTACAGCTTCTTGACTGATTCCTTCGTCTCGGACGAGTCGAGCGGCTCCAAAATCGGCCACTTTGACTACCCATTTAGTGCTGACGAGTAAATTGGCACTCTTGAGGTCACGATGAATGCGAGGTGGTCGTTGACTGTGCAAGAATCTCATTCCTTTGGCAGCATCTACTGCAAATCTCATCTTGAGACTTTCTTCCAGCTTTATGTCTCTGTCGGCAAGTATGGTCGTCAGCGATCCTCTAGGCATGTACTCCACAACTAGGAACGGACAGCCGTCGTCATGGCAACGACCTCCACcgagaaacagaacaatgttGGGATGTCTGATCGTTCTCATCACTTCGATCTCTCTCTCGAACTCCAAGGCGATGCGATCGAGATGTTGATGTATTCCTTGTAGCTTCTTGACGGCCACCGTCATTTCTCTGTACTCTGCTCTGTAAACCTCTCCGAATCCGCCGGGAGCGTTTTTGTCAATTCTTGCACGCAATCTCACTTCTCTCGAGTCAATGTTAAGACTGTTTGTCATCTCTACCAATTCGCGATCTTTGTCTTGCAGCATCTTGTTGTGCCGTTTCCTTGCTCTTCTCGCTTTGACTGCCAGCACGACGAGCAGTACGATAAGTGTGACTCCTGCCACCGATCCGGCTGCTGCAATATAGTAAATGGCCACAGTGCACAATCCGTTTCCATCTTTTGTAAAGCCAAACTGACAAGCGTAATCAAACGCGGGACCTTGTAATGTGACCGTACAACTACCGTAAACACAATGATTGGATGAACAGCGATTGCAGTCGGTTGTGTCGGTTGCAGCCTTGTGTGATGTATTGAGACCTGATGGACATCGCAAGCAAGTGGAGTTGGTTGCAGGGGAATAGAAACCGAACGGGCACTCTGAACACATGTACTTACGTAGGTCACTGCTTGTAAATCCTGCTGGGCAGTTGGGCCTGTACACAGAATGTCCTACCGAGTTCCTATGTATAATCCCATCTTGAATCGCCCAAGGTCTCACACCACCAAACGCCAGTATCCAGTTTCTCCATATCAGAGAAGAAACGAATATACCGGTCTGTTCTACGAATGGATACTGACTTAATCGCAACCAGAACGTTTTAGAAGGATCGTAAATCCACATGCCGCTAGTTATTGGATCAACAGGACAACCAAGTTtgacttcaatattccattgccagatcacgtgattgtgacAGCCTCCAAATACCAACATGTGATTACCATATCTTAGGCTTTCATGAAGACAACGACGTCCGAGACCTAACCTGAATACTTCACTTCTTTCCATCTACTACCGTTCGCCAGGTCGTATTTCCAAGCGTTGCTCGAGCAGTTGCCAAAAATTATGATTGAAATTTCTGACTCATACTAAAGAGAAAATTGCATCGTGCTTTCATTATTCCTGGCTCCTCCATAAAGAATTAGTGTATTTTCAATGGCAACTAAAGACGTTGCAACAGGTTGTGAGGGACCAGAATTGTCGAGTAAACGCCACTCTGAATTGTGTTCGTCTTTTGATAAGTTTCATGTAGCAGCATTTTGCTGAGGTAATGTAAAGCTCCATAGATCGCGGAGGAATGTGATAATGCTGCCGTCGAGTATGTTTTCTGTGTTAACTGTCAAACCTTCATGGATAATCATCtgattgtgtgttgtagtACAAGAGCATGACATTCTTGGAGAAGGACGTCTCCTTTTTATCGAGTATTTTACCCAAATTCTAACTTCACTAAAATAACCCCAACTTTTATGATATAAAGACAGAAATTTTGTTACGTTTTGCAATTGCTCTGGCAGTACTCCACCGtagacaacagaaacagagTCGTCTAGCTTAGCAGAAACGGCACCAAATTTGAAAGGAGGTCGCTTTTCCGAAGTATCAATCGACCATGACAACAATTTTAAATCTAATATGTGTAATAGGTTTAATAAAgttggctgtttgttgttcagaAATGGGCTTCCACCAATGACTAGAACGTGATTCTGCTTCAGAACCATTCCGCTCACCATCCATGATATTCCTGATAAAGGATTTCTTGTGTTTGCAGTGGCTGGCTTTGCTAACCAATACCAGACACCAGCAGAGGTTACAGAAAGTTCCCACATAATGTTAAAGTTATAATTGTATCCAAGAAACCACCGACTTCCAACGAAAACTAAAACGCTTCTATTAATTCTACTGACCGCACCAGACAAGGAAGCGGGCCCTTTCCTGTTAGAAATTATTGTGGGAGTAAACCATTTTCTAGTTATTACATCAAAGGCTGTGAGCGGTTCAGAACAACATGAAATAAGAAAGTGATATGATTGACTGTCATCCGTAACGTAAACTCCTTGTCCAGGAACAAACGATTGTTTGCTCGTATTCCCAACTTTACTCCAAACTTCGTCGACTACATGATAAGACCATACTTCCCAATAGTGACCAGATCTAATTTTCTCAGTTTGTCCTAAAAGAAACATTTCCGCATTTAGGAAGGCGGAAACGGCACTAGGATATTGCAGTTTTGTTTGACGTGATGAGATGAAGAAAGTTTTCTCCATTCGTAAACGTGCGAATGTTCGTCTTTGCAAATGAGCTGCCAAAGATCGTCCAGATTCTCTCGAGAGTCCAAACTCCAAGTGTATGACCTTTTCTCAAATCCACCGTAAATGACGAGCGAATCCTTGCAACTGCACGAGCTATTATCATAACgtaaaacagcagcagcatgTCTGCATCGAGGAGTAACGTACTCGTCATTATGACGAGGATGAATCtttgtttcaatttgtgtCCACTCTTTCAGGTTTGTATCGAAACTCCACGTTTCGTTTCTACATTGACAGTGGCTTGAGCCTGAATGCGCAAAACCTCCAAAGAGCAGTACTCGTCTCTGGCACAGAGTCACCAGTGTGTGAGAGACGGTCGCTTGCGGTTGAGGGGATGCAGATCTGTGTGCCTCCAGATCTGTGTGCCTCCCAAGTATCGAAGTGAGGGTCGTACGTCCACGTTATATCGTCAGCTTCGTAGAGTATTCCTCCATACATCACCATCACTTCTCTTGGTGTTTCGCCATTTTCTTCTGTAAGAGCAGACGTTGCTCTTGCGTGCTCTCTCCCCAACGGACTGCTGAATCTCCAACGGTCGAATAAATTCCATCGATTTGCATCATATTCATTCCATTCAAGAAGTGGAACGGGCGTCTCGTCTTGTTCATTGAAAAGCTTTTCTTTGGCAGAATAAGTAAGAATGACTTTTGTCATACCAAGAAAAGATAGAAAACGCAACCACGAGCAGGTCGCGATTTTCATGTTGTCATATATTATATGCCttttttagctaattagaggcTGCCAAGTTACTTCTCTTTGAAACAGTGATCGATCATCCAACTTTTACGCAGATATTGGATTCACATTTATTAACCCGAGAACGCATGCGCTAGGGCTATGGTGAGTGGACCATTGCCAAATGGACGGCCAATCGGAGTGCAGCGTTGTTATCGCTGTGATGATGTCTTCGCATGCTTTCAAGAGGTATCGAGTGTCGACAATCCCACGTGCTAGTGAATGTGTCCATCCCTCTTCTCACGCTCCTCATGTTAATTGAAGATGCCAGTATACGTGTGCAGCAGCTTTTCCGTATAACCTCTAATGCAgacgagggtttagcactttagtgctttcATATATTCAATTTTCCTAAAATGAAACGATAAATTTACTGGTTTAATTGCTAGGAAGTGTTTGATAGCTTTTCACAGCTGATATTCTATAAATAAATCCCTTATTCTATTTCATGTGAGATAGAAAAGGAACGTGCATCCGTCGCTCAACTTTTGCAAACGATTGATACAACATCACCAGACAAAAACTTGAAAGTGGCGAAAAATTatcatatcaattaattatggTAATCTCAGTTTCAGACACATTGCATGACTAACACATTCATCTTCTAGATGGTTTCGACTAGACGAGGTGCACTTTTAGTAGTTTCTCTACTGTAGTGTTTCGATGAATGTTGAGTAGGCAAAGTACGGACAGTGGCAATTAGACCGGATACAGTCATTTCAGTTGTCCGTATAGCGGTGCGCATTGATTCGGAAGGGTATCTCGTCTCTCTCGACGTGTTGCTAACTATTATGTCGCCATATATAACAAGTGGTAATCGTTTCGTCATCCAGTCCAAGAACGCTGAGGACACAGTGACACTGTACACTAGGCACTCTAGAGGACAAAGTTAAGCCAGGGTAGAAATCTTAAAACTCCTACTCTGTGAATTTGTCAGACAAGAACAATCACAGGAGTGTATTATGGATATAAGCTGCGCACATCGGGGTCGACCGATCCATGGGGTATCTAGATTACGTAGTGAATTGACGGGTTTACCTAGGACCTGGAGGAGGGCTTCCTACTCTTTTGCATTTCACCTTTTCTTTTAGCCTTTGCTTCGACGATTCTTGATCGTCTTGAAGCTAATTCAAGAGTTTTGCCTTTTTCTTCTATTgcatttcttcgattaaaaGCCGCGGCGTTTATTTTTAGCTAAAGGGTTTACAACTGTGGCGTTTAAACGAGGGcggtatttatttgttaagcGCTTGCTGTCCGTGCTTTAggagtgtgtatgtatgtagctTTGACACCTTTTCAAGAGAACAGCACACAACTGGTATGCATTTTACACTTGAGACATCATGCAGTGAAACAGTATCAGTGGGTAGTCTAAACGTTTGATAACTCTTGCCTAAGAAGTAGTATGatttttccttcaaacttCGAGTTAGATATATTGAAATCCTTCTTTAGGGTTATCTCCAAGCATTTTCTGATTGGTATTAGCTGAGGTGACATTATCTAACAACatcagtgtgactgtgtgtgtgtgtgtgtgtgtgtgtgtgtgtgtgtgtgtgtgtgtgtgtgtgtgtgtgtgtgtttgtgtgtgtctgtgtctgtctgtgtctgtgtctgtctgtgtctgtgtgtgcgtgcgtgcgtgtgtgattTGTGATCTGTTTTAGCACCTAGGGTACGTTTCTAAACTCCACAACCTAATCTGGTTTACTTTGTGGACCTCTACCGCGTTTCCTTATCTTCACAACCTAATCTGGCCGGTTGAGCTCACCCAAACTTCACAAGCTAATCCAGCGAGAAGATGCATTAGTTTGTGAGATAGGCGTGGTCAATTAGTACATGCGCAAGGAAATGAAGAGAAGGAGTCAGCAACAGATCCGTGTGGTCaaccaacaaaacaaacacggAAGTTGCAAATACAGCCATAGGCATGCAAACGGACAAGATTGATCCATTTCGCACTACTAACTCAATGCGCATGCACACGTCTTCTTGCATGTTTCTGTATtccacattaattaaaccgaTTCCACTAAAATACTTCCGGTTAATCCAACTGGATTAGCTTGTGGAGATCATGAAATGCGCCCCTAGTTTCAAGAGTGAAAACTATCTCAAAGTACCATCACGTACGTGACTTCAGCAGGTTGTCAACATCATCTCCTAGGCCAGGTATTAACTAAACATGCATTGGTTGCTGCAGTCTCTTTCTACAAGATTGTATATCTATTTAGATTGTTACCAAAAAGTCCAACCTTCGTCTGCTAGCTAGTGATGGTTACTTTCTGGCAATTTTACAGAGAATAGTATTATCTTAGGTCACGTCAACTTGATTCGTTGTTGACGGGCCAACTGTAGGCTCTTCTAGGGTCTGTCGGTTGGCTTGTAAAAACAGGAAAAGAACCGCCCATGTAAATTCTACGTGACAAAATGCACAATGCACATAGCAGTAAGTCAGATAGCACATAGTAAATAACCAAGTACCTTTCTTTTCCAAACCTGTAAAGTAGCATTGAGCAATTTCTAGCAGTTGCGCAGCCACTGGCAGCATATACTCTTTTGACTTGAAGTCATCTCAAAGCTGTTTCTGGCTGGCATCAAAGGCACCGATGTTTGATCACTTTCTTCAAAGCTAAACAAACATTCATACCGTAGTCGCTACAGAGTTGTACTACagtagactcgagccagtctcacTCCCCCCTCGCCATTCCCCGAATTGACACTTCGAGGGAAATACAGACCAtccaaagagacagacaagatcTGCAAATTTGCTATTCCGCAGCGAGTCGCCAAATTTCCATTCACATCTGGCGCGACACTAAAACCTTCCCACCTTGTTGGATGGTGACACTTGAACAAGTGACCCTGTAGTTGAGAAATACGCATGCGTCActtaagtcacgtgacttaaaaCGTAATATCTATTTTTGTTGGCAActagtctgtgtgtgtgaccttaCTGGCGACACTCATTGGTTTGATTTTGCAATTACAAAGACTATGTAGCGTCATGCAGAGTAAAACCTATCTCAAATTGACATAGTTGCGGGGAATGAAATTATGCGATTTTGAAcaactttgctgtttgtgcaGAAAttaattgtgtgatgtgatgcaGCCACGCACAGGACGTTGAAAGCACAAATAAATTCTccaattattaaattaattaaaggtgaTACTATAATAAACGTTTGTGCAATCAAGAAACATAAATGCAGTTAGCTAAATAGTGATCAAACTAATATTTAGACTTCTGCTAGACAACCAAACTGAGCTTTATGTTTACATA from Corticium candelabrum chromosome 14, ooCorCand1.1, whole genome shotgun sequence carries:
- the LOC134190323 gene encoding probable serine/threonine-protein kinase drkA is translated as MTVAVKKLQGIHQHLDRIALEFEREIEVMRTIRHPNIVLFLGGGRCHDDGCPFLVVEYMPRGSLTTILADRDIKLEESLKMRFAVDAAKGMRFLHSQRPPRIHRDLKSANLLVSTKWVVKVADFGAARLVRDEGISQEAVRRAGPLDMTAPLLHADYHLSSGVGTPKWSAPDILNGHSYGTPADVYSFGIVMWEIRVRKLPYDDRSFNSILDLKAAVLGGMRPTVSEDDDDDYVKLMCDCWAESSLEMPTFCEVVASLEDMSELLRNTRNVNLSGQSWARIDFAVKQLSVQNDSFLEQ